A region of the Nocardia nova SH22a genome:
GTCGACCATTCGAAGAAGTCGTCACCCAGCTGTATGGCCAGATCGCAGATGCCGAAGTTCTGATCGGCGTCCTGGAAACCTTTCTTACCGTCGATCTCGATCTTCTCCGGATTGCGGCCCTGCGACGTCACCCACGCGAGCTCCCGATCGATCGGGCTGCCGCGATAGGACGCGAACGTCACCGACGGCCCGCCGATCCCGCCCGCCTGCCAGGTGCATCCGACCGAATTCTTGAACACCTGTGACACCTGCCCGAGCCCGCCCAGATCCCGGACCTCGTCATCGGTGAGATTTCCGCACTCCCCCACGAACGGCCCCAGCGCCGCCACCTTCGCCGGTGGACGGACCGACGGGGATTCGTCATCGGCGCCGTCGCCCGACCCGCACCCCGCCAGCAGCGCCGCGACAGCCGCCCCGGTGACAATCACCGCCGTCAATCGCATGCTCGCACTCTACTGGGTTATGGGTGGCGGCTCAGGTCGTGCGCAATGAGGTGCGGGCGAGAGCGTAGGAGCACCAATCCGCAACTCACAAGTTCCCGCGAGCCTGCTGTTCTTTCTCTATCGCCTCGAACAGCGCCTTGAAGTTCCCCTTCCCGAACCCCAGCGACCCGTGCCGTTCGATCAGTTCGAAGAAGACCGTGGGGCGGTCGGTCAGAGGTTTGCAGAAGATCTGCAACAGGTAACCATCCTCGTCGCGATCGACCAGAATTCCCCGGGACTGCAACTCCCGCACCGAGACTCGCACGTGACCGATCCGCGCGCGCAGTTCCGGATCCTCGTAGTAAGTGTCCGGAGCGGGCAGGAATTCGATGCCTTCGGCGCGAAGGGTGTCGACGGTGGCGAGTATGTCGGCGGTGGCCAGGGCGATGTGCTGGACGCCGGGCCCGCCGTAGAACTCCAGGTATTCGTCGATCTGCGAGCGTTTGCGACCGGCCGCGGGTTCGTTCAGCGGGAACTTCACGCGGTGGTTGCCGTTGGCGACAACCTTGCTCATGAGGGCCGAGTAGTCGGTGGCGATATCGTCGCCGACGAATTCGGCCATATTCGTGAAACCCATGACGCGGCGGTAGAACTCGACCCAGCTGTCCATCCGGCCGAGCTCCACATTGCCGACGACGTGATCGACGGCCTGGAACAACTCCCGCGACGACAGCGGGTCCGGGCGGCGCTCGACGAATCCCGGCAGATACGGGCCGTGGTAGCGCGACCGGTCCACGAGGGTGTGGCGAGTTTCGCCGTAGGTGGCCAGGGCCGCCGAGCGGACCGTGCCGAATTCGTCGGATTCGTCGTGCGGTTCGACCAGGATCGTGGCGCCGGTGCGGCGGGCATGCTCGACACAGCGGTCCACATCGGGAACCTCGAGGGCGATGTCCACGACGCCGTCGCCGTGGCGGGCATGGTGGGCGATCAGCGGACTCGCCGGATCCACCGCACCGCACACCACGAATCGCGCAGTGCCGCTGCGTAATACGAAGGCCTTGTGATCGCGGTTGCCGGTCTCCGGTCCGGAATAGGCCTCCGGCACCATCCCGAAGGCCCGCAGATAGTGGGCGAACTGCGTCGCGTTGCCGACCACCCACACCAGCGCGTCCCAGCCGAGGACGGGGAAGGGGTCACCGCCGGGATCGTGATCGACGAGACCGACCAACCGGCGCAGCTCCGCATCGCTCGGCACCGCGGGCCGGGAATTCCTGGAGAGAGGCTCGATAGTCATGCATTCAGATAAGCTCCGAGCCACCCCACTGGGCAATATCCGCGATTCACGGTAGACACCCTGGCGTAATTGCCCACCGATAAGGCCGATGTGCTGGACAATTTGAATAGCTACACTGTCGAGCACAGGAGACCGCGATGACCCGCACGCCCGCGAAACTGGACGATCTGGATCTCGCAATCCTCGCCGCCATGCACGAGTACCAGAAGGCGGGCATCCTCGAGCTGTCCCGGCGCACCCGGGTCGCGCGGGCGACCGTGCAGTCCCGGATCGCGCGAATGGAGGAGGCGGGCGTCATCGCCTCCTACGATCCGCAGGTCGATGTGACCGCCGCCGGTTTCGATGTGCAGGCCTTCGTCAGCCTGGAGATCGCGCAGGGTGCGCTCGACGCGGTGACCACCGATCTCGAGGCGATCCCGGGAGTTCTCGAGGCCTACGCCACCACCGGATCCAGCGATGTGCTGTGCCGGATCGGCGCCGATTCGCATGCGGGCCTGCAAGGGGTGCTGCTGAGTATCGACCGCAGCCCGGCGGTGGTCCGCTCGCACAGCGTGATCGTGCTGTCGACGGTGGTGGCCCGCCGCACGCTCCCGCTGCTGCACACCCTCACCCCGGCGGCGACCAGTAAGGCGCCCGCCTATCGCAACCCAGCGCACTGACCTACGGAGTGAGATCGGCTCCGGGAGCGAGGATTTCGATCTTCGGGTTCAGCTCCGGCTCCAGGAATCGCAGCAGTGCGGCGGCCTCCGCCTCGACCTCCGCGGTCTCCGCCGCCGTCCAGGTCCGGCCGGGCACGATCCGCAACCGTGCTGCCGTGCGATCGGTGAACACCTTGTAGATCCCGGCGAGAAATCCGTCGACCAGGACGGGCGACACCTGTGCGGCCAGATGCCGCAACGGCCGCGACACGCCCCCGGGAATGATCCGGCTTCGATCGGAGTGCGACAGCAATGCGTTGTCGTACCAGCCCAGCAACCGCGCGGGTGCGGGCAGATCCGGATCGGCGAGTTCGGCCTCGGCGGCGTCGTAGAGGACGCGCCCGCGCTCATCGGTGTAGGTCCGCACCCGATCGCCCAGTGCCAGCAGGACGTCCTTGATACCGAGCAGCCGCGACCAGGTCTGCACGTCCATGGTCGTGGCCGGGCCGAAGGCGCGCAGATAGCGCAGGATCAGCTCGCCCGCCGGATAGCTGTGGTCCAGCGGCGCCCCGAGCCACGGTTCGATCCGCGACCAGACCGGTCGGCTGTTGTTCTTCCACAGCCCGCGCGGCGGGGTCTGCAGCACCGGCAGCTGATAGAGCCAGGTCTGCGTCACAACCGCCGGTTTCCGGTCGGGAAACTCCAGGGCCGCGCACTCGCGCAGCTGCGCCGCCGACATCGGTTGCGTCCCCAGCACTTTCTCACCCCGGGCCCGCACGTCCTCCGGATCGAGCCCCACCATCGCGCCGTAGTTGAACCCCTTCCGGAACGGGATCTTCTCCAGTTCCGGCTGGATGTGCGGTGCGATGCGCAGCGCGTCCGACGCCGTGACCAGGTGAATCGTGGCCCGCATCAAGGTGATTCGCACCAGCGACCGGTCCTCGAGCCCGGAAGAGACCGCGGCCGGATCGAAATCGGTGATCCGGCTCCACAATCCGATGAACGGCGGCGTCACATCCTGTGCCTGTAAACCCACCAGGTGCTCGCACAGCTGCGCGGCCGTCAGCTCCGAACGGCGCAGCAGTTGTTGCCGCGCCAGCAATGTGCGATTGAGCACCCGATTCGACAGTTCCATGGTGCGTTCACCTTACGGCCGGGCACCGACACATCGGCGGGCCCGACATTCACCGCACGGTGACGACGACTTTGCCCTTGGCAGAACGATTGTCGAGTGCGGCGACCGCCTCCGCGGTGCGCTCGAGCGGATACAACACCGGCTGCGGCGGGGTGATCGCACCGGATGCGAGCAGCGGCGCCACCTCGTCCCACTGCTCCTTCAGATAGCCGGGATGGGTCATCACCCATTCACCCCAGGCCGCGCCCACGACCTCGACGTTCTTGAGCAGCAGGCGATTCACCTTCACCGTGGGGATCTCCCCCGCGGTGAAGCCCACCACGAGCAGCCGCCCCGCCGGTGCCAGCGAGCGCACGCTGTCGGTGAACCGGTCACCGCCCACCGGGTCCAGCACGATGTCCACACCGCGGCCACCGGTCAGTTCCTTGACCTTCTCCAGCCAACCCTCGGTGAGAACCACATCCGAGGCGCCGTTCGCGCGCGCGACCTCGGCCTTCTCCTCGGTACTCACCACCGCGATCACCCGGCCCGCGCCCAGCGCCTTCGCCATCCGCAATGTCGAGGTGCCGATACCACCGGCCGCGCCGTGCACCAGCACGGTCTCCCCCGCGGCCAGCCGCCCGCGGTTGCGCAGGCAGAAATGCACGGTCAGATCGTTGAATACAATTCCCGCGCCCGCTTCGAGGGAAATATTGTCCGGCAGCCGGAACACCATGTCCGCGGCGGTCACCGCGGTCTCGGCGACGGCATTGCCGAGCATGGTCAGCGCGACCACGCGATCACCGGGGCGGACATCGGCGCCCTCCGGCGCCGATCGCACGATTCCGGCGACCTCACCGCCCACCACGAACGGCAGTTCGGGTTTCATCTGATACAGCCCGCGCGACATCAGCACATCCGGGAAGGCGATACCCGCCGCGTGGACGTCGATCACCACACCGCCCGGGAAGGCCGCGGGTTCGGCGATGTCCACGACCTCGATGGACTCCGGGCCCTCGAGCTTGCTCACCTGCGCTGCACGCATGAATCGACCTCTCTGTCCGCGGCTGCCGCCGATGTTGCGCTCCGGCGGCCTTCCACCAAAGTTAACCGCTCTTCGCGTGCGCCTGTCCACGGGTCCGGGATTTGTTACGCTTGGGCCCGCTGACCTAGCAGGAGGGGGATTTCTCATGGCCGGTGACACCCAGCCACCCGCGAACCAGATGAAGATCGACCCTGGTGCCCTGCGGAGTTTCTCGAAAGCCCTGCACGACGAATCCGATGCCATCACCGCACTCGATTCCGGGCTCGGCGCCGCCGCGGGCGCCCTGCCCGGCACCGGCTGGGAGGCGGCCTGCAACGGCGCCAAGACCTCGGTCGACAACGCGCTGAAGCGAATCGGTTCCCGTGTCACGCATATCGCCGATACCGTCGAGCAGGCCGGAAAGATCATCATCGACACCGACCAGCAGCTGCGCGACGAGCTGAGCAGGATCGGAATCCATTCATGACGGGATCCGGTGGGACACTCACGGTTTCGGATGTCGAGAAATGGGATCCCGACGCGCTCACCACGGCGTCCGGTGCGGTCGGGAAACTGTCCGGCGATCTCGACCGGGCGGTCACGGCGGCCGTCCAGAGCACCCAGAACCTGGGCCACAACCAGAGCTGGGGTGGCGGCGCCGCGCAGGCCGCCGACGCCCGGATGGAACTCGAGCGGGGCCGCGCCTCGGCGGTCAGCCAGGCCGTACTGGGCCTGCAGACCGCGCTGACCCAGCAGGTGGAGAACCTCAAACATACGAA
Encoded here:
- a CDS encoding DUF3558 domain-containing protein, which codes for MRLTAVIVTGAAVAALLAGCGSGDGADDESPSVRPPAKVAALGPFVGECGNLTDDEVRDLGGLGQVSQVFKNSVGCTWQAGGIGGPSVTFASYRGSPIDRELAWVTSQGRNPEKIEIDGKKGFQDADQNFGICDLAIQLGDDFFEWSTAAGAFGAMPGSPCDKNRKLAELTVQRLK
- a CDS encoding winged helix DNA-binding domain-containing protein, which translates into the protein MELSNRVLNRTLLARQQLLRRSELTAAQLCEHLVGLQAQDVTPPFIGLWSRITDFDPAAVSSGLEDRSLVRITLMRATIHLVTASDALRIAPHIQPELEKIPFRKGFNYGAMVGLDPEDVRARGEKVLGTQPMSAAQLRECAALEFPDRKPAVVTQTWLYQLPVLQTPPRGLWKNNSRPVWSRIEPWLGAPLDHSYPAGELILRYLRAFGPATTMDVQTWSRLLGIKDVLLALGDRVRTYTDERGRVLYDAAEAELADPDLPAPARLLGWYDNALLSHSDRSRIIPGGVSRPLRHLAAQVSPVLVDGFLAGIYKVFTDRTAARLRIVPGRTWTAAETAEVEAEAAALLRFLEPELNPKIEILAPGADLTP
- a CDS encoding Lrp/AsnC family transcriptional regulator, which gives rise to MTRTPAKLDDLDLAILAAMHEYQKAGILELSRRTRVARATVQSRIARMEEAGVIASYDPQVDVTAAGFDVQAFVSLEIAQGALDAVTTDLEAIPGVLEAYATTGSSDVLCRIGADSHAGLQGVLLSIDRSPAVVRSHSVIVLSTVVARRTLPLLHTLTPAATSKAPAYRNPAH
- the hppD gene encoding 4-hydroxyphenylpyruvate dioxygenase; this encodes MTIEPLSRNSRPAVPSDAELRRLVGLVDHDPGGDPFPVLGWDALVWVVGNATQFAHYLRAFGMVPEAYSGPETGNRDHKAFVLRSGTARFVVCGAVDPASPLIAHHARHGDGVVDIALEVPDVDRCVEHARRTGATILVEPHDESDEFGTVRSAALATYGETRHTLVDRSRYHGPYLPGFVERRPDPLSSRELFQAVDHVVGNVELGRMDSWVEFYRRVMGFTNMAEFVGDDIATDYSALMSKVVANGNHRVKFPLNEPAAGRKRSQIDEYLEFYGGPGVQHIALATADILATVDTLRAEGIEFLPAPDTYYEDPELRARIGHVRVSVRELQSRGILVDRDEDGYLLQIFCKPLTDRPTVFFELIERHGSLGFGKGNFKALFEAIEKEQQARGNL
- a CDS encoding NADPH:quinone oxidoreductase family protein, encoding MRAAQVSKLEGPESIEVVDIAEPAAFPGGVVIDVHAAGIAFPDVLMSRGLYQMKPELPFVVGGEVAGIVRSAPEGADVRPGDRVVALTMLGNAVAETAVTAADMVFRLPDNISLEAGAGIVFNDLTVHFCLRNRGRLAAGETVLVHGAAGGIGTSTLRMAKALGAGRVIAVVSTEEKAEVARANGASDVVLTEGWLEKVKELTGGRGVDIVLDPVGGDRFTDSVRSLAPAGRLLVVGFTAGEIPTVKVNRLLLKNVEVVGAAWGEWVMTHPGYLKEQWDEVAPLLASGAITPPQPVLYPLERTAEAVAALDNRSAKGKVVVTVR